The nucleotide sequence gcaagtaaatatatgttttggaacttcacatttaaaacaaaagtaaaagcaACCTGCTGATATAAGGTCAAGAACATGCTTTCCTGTTTATGATTTGGGCTGCAGGAGAAAAGCACCGCTTTTGTTCAAACTCTTCACGCATCAAGGAAAAGACCACCCCAGTATACTGAAAGAGCAACAGGGCAATcatcaatattaatatttaaacattcgCAAGTGTATTTTATGCATCTGTATCTGGTTTGTGGATACAAACAGCGATAAAAAGTCAAAGTAATcttaattcataattaaataaatagaagaaaaaataGATGGTTTTGCCTAATTATTTACCACTGTCTTTGGCTCTTGTTCCAGACGTATAAACTGAGTCTGCTCTATATCTGTTTCTCTAGGTTTTAATTTTTCTCTAGAGTAGCAACATACACCTATAAGAGAAGAGAATAATGGTCATATTTTACAGATGAATTTAAatttataattgaaatattaaagaACAGAATTTACCAATGGCTACAAAGACAAGAATACCATGCATCAGCCCAGATAAGATGATAATAATCATCCACAGTTGCTGAATTTGGTCAGTATAATTCACCACTGTATGATTCTGGCACTCGGGTGATTTAACTGGttctgtaaaaaacataaaaaaaaaatatatatatatatatatatatatatatatatatatatatatatatatatatatatatatatatatatatatatatatataataactttacATTGAAAGCACTATATACTAATATGTCCTGATTACTGAATGCTCACTCACCAGTGATGTGAAGTCTGATGCCGTCGCTGAATTTTGGAGGTACTTCTGTAGTCATGCAGTAATAAATGCCTAACTCATCAGCAGTGACATTTTTTATGAATAGACGATTGCTAGGTTGCACTGAATATTTGGGTCTGAATCTTACATCAGAGTAAAAAGGAGTTGGTGAAGTTGAAAATAACCTCAATATCATAACTGGACGATTTGGTAGTTTCAGTAGCATCCAATAAATCTCTTTTTCATCAAGATCACAGTTTATGG is from Carassius gibelio isolate Cgi1373 ecotype wild population from Czech Republic chromosome B22, carGib1.2-hapl.c, whole genome shotgun sequence and encodes:
- the LOC127988322 gene encoding uncharacterized protein LOC127988322 isoform X5; its protein translation is MQPDFISMYFRCGNITKIIQHLIYLLVWCQAVETLTELTNLGQNVSINCDLDEKEIYWMLLKLPNRPVMILRLFSTSPTPFYSDVRFRPKYSVQPSNRLFIKNVTADELGIYYCMTTEVPPKFSDGIRLHITEPVKSPECQNHTVVNYTDQIQQLWMIIIILSGLMHGILVFVAIGVCCYSREKLKPRETDIEQTQFIRLEQEPKTVYTEVVFSLMREEFEQKRCFSPAAQIINRKACS
- the LOC127988322 gene encoding uncharacterized protein LOC127988322 isoform X1, with translation MQPDFISMYFRCGNITKIIQHLIYLLVWCQAVETLTELTNLGQNVSINCDLDEKEIYWMLLKLPNRPVMILRLFSTSPTPFYSDVRFRPKYSVQPSNRLFIKNVTADELGIYYCMTTEVPPKFSDGIRLHITEPVKSPECQNHTVVNYTDQIQQLWMIIIILSGLMHGILVFVAIGVCCYSREKLKPRETDIEQTQFIRLEQEPKTVYTEVVFSLMREEFEQKRCFSPAAQIINRKACS
- the LOC127988322 gene encoding uncharacterized protein LOC127988322 isoform X7, yielding MQPDFISMYFRCGNITKIIQHLIYLLVWCQAVETLTELTNLGQNVSINCDLDEKEIYWMLLKLPNRPVMILRLFSTSPTPFYSDVRFRPKYSVQPSNRLFIKNVTADELGIYYCMTTEVPPKFSDGIRLHITEPVKSPECQNHTVVNYTDQIQQLWMIIIILSGLMHGVCCYSREKLKPRETDIEQTQFIRLEQEPKTVYTEVVFSLMREEFEQKRCFSPAAQIINRKACS
- the LOC127988322 gene encoding uncharacterized protein LOC127988322 isoform X9, translated to MQPDFISMYFRCGNITKIIQHLIYLLVWCQAVETLTELTNLGQNVSINCDLDEKEIYWMLLKLPNRPVMILRLFSTSPTPFYSDVRFRPKYSVQPSNRLFIKNVTADELGIYYCMTTEVPPKFSDGIRLHITEPVKSPECQNHTVVNYTDQIQQLWMIIIILSGLMHGVCCYSREKLKPRETDIEQTQFIRLEQEPKTVYTEVVFSLMREEFEQKRCFSPAAQIINRKACS